The following DNA comes from Ardenticatenales bacterium.
ATGTTTGATCCGACGACGGCAAGTTATTTTTTGATTGCGCGGGATGTAGAAAATATGCCGGCATCTCCCCGTCCGGCGGCGCGTTCAGAATTGAGTTCCATTCTCGCCGACGTCAAGAAACGCGCGGACGCAACCCGGCTAACCGTTTCCGAGCTTCCCTATTGGGTCAAGCAAATGGCTCCCCCGGAAGTGCGCGCCGAGATGGGTATGTCTCAAGTTGAATCTGACGAGTACGCCCACGCAATCCCCACCCTTTCATTCAGTAACGCAGAAGCCCTTCCCCCGCGCATTGATCAGGAGATGCTCACTTTTCTCTCCAAAGCAATGGATAGCAAGGAAGACATAGAGCTGACGGCGGACATCCTGACCAGGCTCGCCCCCGACGAGCCGGCTCCTGCCCCAGAACCGGAGTCCGCCGCGCCGCCCCCCGCCGCGGAGACACCGCCGCCGGATCACGAAGCCTCTGCCGCCTCTCTTCCCCCATCACCCGTATCCCCCGAAGAACTGCCACCGCCGCAAACCGCGCCACGGCGCAGCGTTGTCACCGAACTACAGCCGGAAATCGTTCAGGCCAACAACAGCCGCGAGCGACTTCTGCTCTTCGTCATCGTCATGCTGGCCTTGACCTTGTTTGTCGTCATGCTCCTCCTCTTTCTTTCCCTATAACCCTCGCCTGCCCGGCGCGCCCATTCCTCATTTTATCGTAACTGCTAAGCCAGATTGGCCCCATTTTCTCTGGTGAAAATGGACATTGGGCGTGTGAAATTGGTCCAATCTCCAGAGAGCGTTAGTAGTTGCATTTTATCTACCCTTTTGGCGCGTAATTGCTACAATCAATTGCCACGCGCGGAAATCGCCGCACCCAGTCTGGACGTATACAATCGGCGCCAGATGTTGTTTCCCGACCGCTGTCCCGGTTGGTGGCGGCCTGCTGGCGGCCATTCACCAACGACTGCTTCTCTTTTAGGAGACCGCTCATGTCCGAACCCAAAACGATCATTTGTCTAGCCAGTTTTTTCAAGGGGGAAGCTTTCATGCGCCTGTGCAAGGAGGAAGGCGCGCGTGTGATCCTCATCACGAAAGAGAATTTGAAAGACGAAGCATGGCCCTGGGATGCCATTGACGAAGCCTTTTTCATGCCTAACCTATCCAGGCAACCGGACATTACCTACGCCGTCAGTTATCTGGCGCGACACCGTATCGTTGACCAGGTGATGCCGCTTGATGATTACGACGTGCCCACTGCCGCCGATCTGCGTGAGCATTTGCGTTTGCCGGGCATGGGAGCCACGGTCACGCGCTATTTCCGCGATAAGCTGGCAATGCGCATGGGGGCGCAGGCTGGGGGGCTGCTGGTCCCGCCATTCTCGGGTGTCTTCAATCACGGACAGTTGCAGCAATACATGGACCACGTTCCTGGGCCATGGGTGTTGAAGCCCCGCACGGAAGCGGGGGCTATGGGCATCAAGAAGATCAACGCCCAGGCGGAATTGTGGCCTTTGTTGGAGAAGTTGGGGGATGAGCAATCCTTTTTCCTGTTGGAGCAGTTCATTCCGGGTGATGTTTACCACGTGGATTCTCTCATTCGAGATGGGGAGGTCATTTTTGCCGTGGCGCACAAATATGGTCGCCCACCGATGCAGGTGGCGCACCAGGGAGGCGTCTTTATCACGCGCACCTTGCCCCGCGAAGGGGAAGAAGCGACGACGCTGCGCGCTCTAAACGCGCAGCTTATGCGTGCCTTGGGGATGCGGAATGGCGTGTCACACACGGAGTTCATTCGCGCCCACGCCGATGGTCGCTTTTATTTTCTGGAGACGGCGGCGCGCGTCGGCGGCGCGAACATTGCGGAAACCGTGGAATATGCTACGGGGCTGAACTTGTGGCGTGAATGGGCGCGGATGACCATGTGCCAGTTACGTGGGCAGCGGTATGAACTCCCACCCGTGCGCGCCGATTATGCCGGCATTCTCATCTGCCTGGCGCGACAGGAACACCCCGATTTATCCGCTTATCAGGATGCGGAGATTGTCTATCGCCTGCACAAGAAGCAACACGCGGGGTTGATTGTGGCTTCGCACGATGCGGGGCGCATTGAGTATCTGTTGCAGGAATACGGTGACCGCTTCGCGCGGGATTTTCTGGCGGTGGCCCCACCGCTGGACAAAGCCCCGCAGTAGGCTCTTTGGGATTTGATGGGGTCTTGTCATTCAGGGCGTGGCCCATCCTCATGAGGGCGTGGGGGCGGATTCCAGCCGGCGCAAGCGGTAGAGCAGGGGGAGCAGCGTCAGGTTCATTACGCCGAGCAGGGCGAAGAGCCAGCGAAAGTCGATTGTGTCAATCAAGCCCGTAGTCGTGGCCTGCCCCAACCCCGTCCCCACGTTGCCGATAGCCATGAAGATGGCGAAGGTGGCCGCGCCTAGCCGCGGGTCCGCATTGAGCATCGCCAGGGTGACGAAGATCAGCTCCACGGCCGCCAGGCACATGCCCCAGACGAGCGTCATGGTCAGCACGTTTTCCAGCGATGTGAAGAGAGCGATGCCCAACAGCGTGAGCGAGATCAGGACGGTGACGCCCACGCCCCGCGTCCAGATGGTGAATTTGCGATCCAGGGCCATGACGATGCCGCCGCCAATGAGCATGCCCAGGCCGCCCAACGCCGCCGCGTCGCCGACCTGTACCAGGCTGGCCCCCAGACCTTCGTTGGCGAAGAGGGCGACAATGGCATTGGCTCCGTAGGCCACGAAGGAGTAGAGAATGCCGAAGACCATCAGGAGGCGGACGCGCGGCTGCCAGAGGGCGCGCAAGGCATTCCAATCAAACGTGCGTGTGGGGGGACGTTCTTCTGGTTCGCGCACGCGCCATAATAGAAGCAAAGGCGTGAGGGAGAAGAAGGTGGCGGCGACGAAAACGACGCCCCATCCGAATTCCGTGATGACGCGGCCATAGGCGGCGGCCAGCATCACCAGCCCCAGTGACCGCCCGATGACCATGCTGCCCTGGACCAGGCCCATTTCTTCGGGAGGGGTGACATCGACGGCGAGGCCGTCGGTGACGGTATCGTAGAGGGCGACGCCGAGGGCGATGAGCAAGGAGACGGCGAGGAATAGGGGGAAGTAGGTGACGGGAGGGATGAAGGCGGCGAGGCAGAGGCTGCCGGCCGTGATGCATAATCCGCTGATCATGTAGGGAAGGCGATGCCCGCGCCCAAACAGACTCACTTTGTCGCTGAGGAGGCCAATGCCGATCTTGAGGATGAAGGGAATAACGAGCAGGCCGTTGAGCCAGGCTAACTGCTGCGCGGAGGCGTTGAAGGCGCGCAGGTAGAGGTTGTTGAAGACGAGGACGTAGGCGAAGAGCGCGCCTTGTACAAAATAGAGCAGGCCGAACAAGCTTAAACGACCTGAACGACGATCAGTAATGGAGGTGGTGGCTGCGAGCATGGTGGATTCCGGGTGACGAAAGAGCGTGATGCGTTGAATTGTGTTTGGAGATGGGCGGGCCGCACAGGCGATGGCGCGGATTGGTTCAGGACTGATGATGAAATTAGAGATGGAATTGCATCGTCCGTTTGCAGGAGCGGTTAGGAAATGACTTCGTCATCTAATTTAATTTCCGTTCCTTATTTCGGCGGATTGGATGCGGTCAAGGCGGAAGGTGCGTTGCGCCTGCCGTAGATGGCAGAAGGCGACGAGATAGGTGACGCCTTCATATTGGGTGGGGTAGAGGGGGGTGATGGTGCGTTCGGTGCGTTGGTATTGGTCGAGGTAGATGATGTTGAGTTGCCGGCATTCTACCATTGCCGTTTCGATTGAAGCAGGGAGAGAGAATCGCGGCGGAGGGGGCGCAAAGATGGGGCCGCCCTGCGCGTGTAGCAAGTCGCCCACGGTGTCCAGACGGCGCTGCGCCAGCAGTCGCGCCATCTCTTTGAGGACGGCAGCGGTGGTGTAGACATCGCTGAGGGCACGATGGGCGCGCCCGACGCGCACGCCCAGTTTGCTGGCGATGTGTCCGAGGTTATTGCGGCCGAAGAAGAAGTGGCGGCGGGCAAGTTGCAGGGTGCAGAGCCAGGGGTTGGGCAGTGTGGCGGGGGAGGCGTGAATGCCGGCAATATAAAACTCCATGCCCAGGAAACCCGCATCAAAAGCCGCATTGTGCGCGACCAGCAGCGCCCCGTCCATTATCTCCATCAGCCGTGGCTGTAGCAGGCCAAACACCGGTTGCCCAAGCAAATCCTCGTCACGAATGCCATTCACCTTGCTGGCCTCCGGATCCATGGGCCGTTCCGGGTTGATGAGTTGACTTACTTCTTCTACTTTCTGCCAGTTTTCCAGCCGCACCGCGGCCACTTCCACGACGCGATGCCCCAATTCTGGGCGCAATCCAGTGGTTTCGGTATCCAGCACAACAAGGGGGATGTCAGACAGCTTCTGTTCGGCAAACATAGTGGTTGAGTGGGGAGTCGTCAGTTGGTCGTTGTCGGTTGATAGCGCAGCCCACGTCGCGGTTTTAGGAGGGGGCTTTCCATGTTCACAGTCCTTCAGAAACAAAATGGACCGCTGGCATGAGCGCAATCCTTCATGATTATAGCGCGTTGTGGTTGTCCTGGACCATTCTTGCGCAGCAACGGGAATTTGCCGTTCGGCGCGCATTGCCGCTAAAAACCAACTATGCTATAATCTTTGTACTTAGGCGTAGATTGTCATCACCTAAAGTGGGCAGCCCCCACTTTTTTGCTTTATTATAGGGTAAGAACATCGCTTCCCGAAACGGAAAACGGATTTTGGGAAGCGGCACACTCAATTCTCTGTAGGGTTGGCTCCGTGAAAAGTGAATTTCTTCTCGCATTTAATGAAATATGCCAGGCGCGTGGCCTGCCACAAGAAGTCGTCATCGAAGCGCTAAAGACGGCGCTGGTTTCGGCTTATCGGCGCAACGTGAATGCCAGCAGCAACCAACAGGTTACGGTCGAAATTGACCGACACACTGGCGAACCGACGATTTATGCCGAAAAAGAAGTGGTGGATTCGATCATTGATGATCGCACTGAAGTGCGTATTGTGGACGCGCGGGCGGCGGGCTACGCGGACGTGCAAATGGGTGACATGGTGCTGATGGACAGCACGCCACCCCATTTTGGCCGCATTGCCGCGCAGACGGCGAAGCAGGTGATCTTGCAGCGCGTGCGCGAAGCGGAGCGAGAACAGTTGTATGAGGATTTCTCTGCCCGCGAAGGCGAAATTGTCAACGGAACCGTGCAAAGCATCAGCGGGCAAAACATCACGATAGGCCTGGGACGCACGGAGGCGCTGCTGCCGCGCAGCCAACAGGTGGGCGGCGAACGGTATCGCCCCCATGACAAGATTCGTGTCTATGTGTTGGAAGTGCGCCGTACCAGCCGCGGTCCGCAGATTATCGTCAGCCGCAACCACCGCAATTTGCTGCGCCGCCTCCTGGAATTGGAAGTGCCGGAGATCTACAACGGGCAGGTGGAAATTAAGAGCATTGCCCGGGAAGCGGGAGCGCGCTCCAAAGTGGCCGTGATGGCCTTGCAGCCGGGGGTTGACCCGGTAGGGGCGTGCGTGGGGATGCGCGGTGTGCGTATTCAGAGCATTGTGCGCGAGTTGAACGACGAGAAAATCGACGTCATCGAGTGGGATGCGGACCAACCTGCTTTTATTGCCAAAGCGTTGAGTCCGGCGCGCGTCTCGCAAGTTTTCCTGGAAGACCACCCGGAGGAAGGGAAGACGGCCGTGGTGATTGTGCCGGATGACCAGCTTTCGCTGGCGATTGGGCGCGAGGGACAGAACGCGCGCCTGGCGGCGAAGCTGACGAGCTGGCGTATCGACATCAAGAGTTTGACGGAAGCGGCGGCGGAGTCGCTGCAACTGCTGGATAGCCCGGCGGTGGAACGGAATGTGGCGCGCAACAAGGAGCTTTTGGAGCAGGTGCAGTTGGTGCTGGCGAAGAAAGAGGCGTCGCGCCCGATTACGGCGGAAGATTACAATCTCTTGAATCGTTTTGTCGCCAGTACGTTGGGGCGGGTGCTGCGTGAGCGTGCAAACCGGTTGGAGGAGAGCCGTAAGAAGCGGTTGGAGGCACGGAAGCAGGTGCCGAAGGAAGCGTGGGAGGTGTCGATTGATGTGTTGGATTTGCCGGCACGTGTCATGAACCTCCTGAAGGAAAATGAACTCGCCAGCGTTGGCGATGTGCTTTTCCAGATTGAACTGGGTGATGAAGCCCTGCTTGATTTGAAAGGGTTTGGCGAAAAGTCGCTGGAGACACTCCAGGAAGCGATTGAAGCGTATTATGCCGGTGTGGTAATGCCGGCAGAACCGGTCGCCGCTATCATCGAAGAAGTGGAAATAGAAGCCGCCCCGACCATGGTGGTGGAAGAAGCCGAAGAGGAAGAGGCCGCGCCGGAAGTTGTCGCGGCTGCCGCCGTGAGCGTGGAAGAGGCGGAAGTAGAGGAAGAAGAAGAAGAAGAAGTGGCCGAGGCGGAAGCGGAACCGGAACCGGTGGTGGAGGCGGAAGTTGTCGCGCCCCCCGTGGCCCCGCTGGACGACCTGGCCGCACCGTTGGTGGAACCCGTGGCGCCGAAGAAGCCGGCCAAGCCTAAGCCCACGATTGTCGTGGTTACGGAACCCGCGCCGGGAGAAACGGAGCAGGTTGCGGATACGACGGGCGCGCGCGCGGGCACCAAAAAGCCACACAAGGGCAAGCAACTGGTCTACAATGAATCGACGGGCGAAGTGGTAACGAAGCGGAAGCGGAAGGGCAGTCGCCGCCGCGAAAGCTGGGAAGATTATGACGAGTTCGAAGATTTTTAATCATGGACATCAGGTAGCCTGAGCATGTTCTGGCCAGCAGCACCTGACCAAGACGCGGGCGTTGTTGCGTTGGTGTCGGAATGAGCGTGACGAGAATGCCGGCAAAAACGCAACCACGCCGCAAACACGTACCACAACGTACGTGCATAGCCTGTGGGCAAAAGAGCGACAAGCGCCGCCTTACCCGGTTGGTGCGCGTGCCCGATGAGGGCGTTGTCGTTGACCCCACCGGCAAACGCAACGGGCGCGGCGCCTACTTGTGCGACCGTCCCGCCTGTTGGGAGAAAGCCCTCAGCAGCGCGATTCTGAATCGGGCACTGGGCGGCGAGTTGACAACCGCGGAAAAACAGTCAATCGCGGCACATAAGCCGGTCACCGTTGACCGTGAGCAGTCACAGACAGGGAATGATGAACATCATGTAATGACACGTTGAGTTTCCCTGCGTGCGACTGGCTCAACACGGCAGCAACCCAGGTGGCCGGCGCTTTGGCGAGGACAGGTTCCTGACCCTTCCTCACAAGGTGTCGGCTATCTTTTTTTGCGCGCCTGCGCGCCCGGTCCAACACGGCCCGGTTGCCACAAATCCGTCAAACACCGCGAAGCTGACAGTAAAACATTTACAGAACCGGTTTGCGTAGACCGTATTACAGCGCAGGGAGAATCTATGACGACTCCAATAAAGAAATTAATTGAACTGCCCGATTTCATAACCGTTCGTGATCTGGCGACGATGATGGATATTAGCCCAATTGTCGTCATCAAGGAGTTGATGACGAGCGGTATCATGGTAAATATCAATCAGCAGATTGATTTTGATACGGCGGCTATCGTCGCGGGTGAACTCGGGTTTGAAGCGGTGCCGTTTGCGGAGGAAATGCCGGCAGAAGAGGAAGAAGCCGACCGTCCCGCATGGCGACAAATCCTGGCGCACGAGGAAGAGAAAAACCTCGTGCCGCGCCCCCCCGTCATCACCATGCTCGGGCACGTAGACCACGGCAAAACCTCCCTCCTCGACGTTATTCGCTCCACCAACGTCCAGGCCGGTGAAGTTGGCGGCATCACCCAACACATTGGCGCTTACCAGATCGAACACGAAGGCAAAACTATCACCTTCCTCGACACACCCGGCCACGAGGCCTTCACCGCCATGCGTGCCCGCGGCGCGCAGGCCACCGACATCGCCATCCTCGTCGTCGCCGCCGACGACGGCGTCATGCCCCAGACGCGCGAAGCTGCCGACCACGCCCGCGCCGCCCACGTCGCCATCATCGTAGCCCTCAACAAGATCGATCTCCCTGCTGCCAACCCCAGCCGCGTCAAACAACAACTGGCCGAAATTGGCCTCGTCCCCGATGATTGGGACGGCGACACCATGGTCATTGAAGTCTCCGCCAGGGAACAATGGGGCATCGAAGACCTGATCGAAGCCATCTTGCTCATTGCCGAAGATTTGCGTCCGCGGGCCAACCCCAACGCCTCCCCCACCGGAACCGTCCTCGAAGCCCGTATTGAAAAAGGGCGCGGCGCGATGACGACCTTGCTCGTGCAAAACGGTACGCTTAAAGTTGGCGACACCCTGCTCATCGGCGAACATTATGGCCGCATTCGCTCCATGTTTGATTATCGTGGCAAGCGTACGCAGAAAGCCGGCCCCTCCACCCCCGTGTCTGTCTCCGGCTTGAACGGTATTCCCCAGGCCGGCGACCAGTTCGTCATCGTGGAAAACGAGAAAACGGCGCGCAAGGTCGTGGCGGAAATGACCCTGGAGCGCGGACGGGAAGTGAAGGAGAAACGCGCCGCCACCCTGGATGATTTCTTCGCCCGGCTGCTCGAGGGCGAAGCAAAAACCCTGAACCTGATCATCAAGGCCGACGTGCAAGGCTCCCTGGAACCGATTGTCACTTCCCTGAACAAACTGAATCAGGATGAAGTCAATCTGGAAATCTTGCGCGCTGCCACCGGCGACATCACCGAAAACGACATCATGCTGGCTTCCGCCTCCGATGCCGTTGTTCTTGGCTTCAACGTTTCCGTGGACCCGGCAGCCCGCGTTACCGCCAGCACCGAAGAGGTGGAAATCAAGCTGTATAGTATCATCTATCACTTGCTGGAAGATATTGAGCGAGCCATGCGCGGCATGTTGGCGCCCCAATACGAAGAGGTCATCATTGGCCGCGCCGAGGTGCGCCAGATCTTCCACATTCGCAACGTCAGCACGGTGGCCGGCTGCTTCATGCGCACCGGCGAGGCACGCCGCAACGCCAGCGCCCGCGTCATTCGCAATAACACGCTGCTTCATGCCGGCAATGTTTCCAGTCTGAAACATTTGCAAGAAAACGTGCGCGAAGTGCGGGCCGGCTTTGAGTTCGGCGTTTCCCTGGCAAACTGGAATGACATCAAACCGGGCGACATCATTGAGTTCTTCGTCTCGCAACGCAAAGAAATCGTGTAACGCGCGGCCTGACCGTCCTGTTCATCTTTGGATACGGCTATGAGTAAAATACGACAGCAGCGCACCGCCGAGCAAATTCGCACCCTCTTGAGCGAACTGATCCTGCGCGAACTGCGCGACCCGCGCGTCCAGGGTGTGACCATCACGGAAGTGAAGATCGACCGCGAACTCCAGTCCGCCGACATCTACGTCGGCGCCCTGGGGGATGATGCGCGGGAAGAGGATGTGATGGCCGGGCTGCACAGCGCCAGCGGCTTCATGCGCCGCGAATTGGGCCACAGCTTGCGTTTGCGCACCGTGCCCATGCTGCATTTCCACTGGGATCCCACCCTTTTCCAGGCAGAACACATTCACCAACTACTGGACCAACTCGGCGACTTGGACGCTGACGAAGAGGAGTAAGCGTGCCCCCGGAAACGACCACGGCCGTTCTGGATACTTTGCGCCCCGCCCAAAATATCCTGATCATTACCCACATCGCCCCTGATGGCGACGCCATTGGTTCCCTCACGGGCATGGGCCTGATCCTGCGCCAGATGGGCAAAAACGTCACACTGGCTTGCGACGATCCCGTGCCCGACCATCTGCGTTTTTTGCCGGACGTGGACGCCGTGCGCCAGCCCCAAATCGAAGGGGCGTTTGACCTGATTGTGGCGGTGGATTGTGGTGATGAGGAGCGCATGGGGCAGTCGCTGACGCTGCTGGGTAATCCACGCCCGCCCATTCTGAACATCGACCACCACATCACCAACACCTGCTTTGGCGTCACCAACCTGGTGGATGGCACAACCACGTCCACGGCGGAAATCCTCTTCAATCTGCTCCCCGTTTTGGGCGTGTCGCTCACGCCGGACATTGCCCGCAGTCTGCTTACGGGCATCGTCACGGACACGCTGGGCTTCCGCATTGCCGGCGTGACGGCGCAAACCATCAGCGCCGCCAGCGTCCTGATGGAAGCAGGCGCGGACCTGACGATGATCACCATGCAGGCATTGAACCTGAAACCGCTTTCCACTTTGCGTATGTATCAGAAAGGGCTGGCAAATATGCAGCTCCGCGACGGCTTGTTGTGGACGTGTGTCAGTTATGCGGAGCAGCAGGAGGTGGGGTATGACCAGGCCAGCAGCGCTGGGTTGGTGAGCATGTTGGGCAACACGAGCGAGGCGGCGTTTGGCGTGGTGCTGATGGAGATGGCGGATGGGCGGGTGAGCGTGGGTTTTCGCTGTCGCCCGCCGTGGAGCGTGTCAGAGTTGGCGACCAGCCTGGGCGGCGGCGGTCATGCGTTGGCCTCTGGCTGTACCATTTCGGGGCCGTTGGCGGCGGCGGAGCAGTTGATTGTGTCCCGCGGCCTGGCGGAGATTAAACGGCAGGTGGCGCGGGCGGCTGCCGCGGGATGACGTGGGCGCGGCGGCCGCCGACGCCCCGGTGGAAATCATGACGGACGCATCTCTCCCGTTTGAGGGTGTCTTGAATATCGACAAGCCGTTACGGCTGACGTCGCATGATGTGGTTAGCCAGGTGCGGCGGGTGGGCCATATGCGGCGGGTGGGCCATGCCGGCACGCTCGACCCCCTGGCGACCGGTGTTTTACTCATTTTTCTGGGTCGGGCCACCCGCCTCATCGAATATGTGGCGGAGCAGCGCAAAACGTACGAAACCACCATTCACCTGGGTCTGGAAACCGATACCTACGACGCCGACGGAACTGTCGTGGCGACACGGCCTGTTGCCGTGAGCGCGGCGGACGTGAGCGCGGCTTTGCACGCCTTTCGCGGTGACATAGCCCAGGTTCCGCCGATGTATTCCGCCTTGAAGAAGGATGGGCAGCCGCTGTACAAACTGGCGCGCCGGGGCATCGAAGTAGCCCGCCCCGCGCGTCCGGTGACGATTTATGAATTGGATTTGCTCTCCTGTGAACTGCCTCAGGTGCGCTTGCGGGTGGTGTGTAGTGCCGGCACATACATTCGTAGTCTGGCGCACGATCTGGGGCAAACGCTGGGCTGTGGTGGGCACGTGACTGCCCTGCGACGCACCGCCATTGGCCCGTTCACCGTGGGCGAGGCCACGCCCCTGGCCGCACTCAACCCGGAAACCTTGCCCCACTACCTGCTGCCCGGCGACGTGGCCGTGCGCCACCTGCCCCAGATGACGCTTTCCGCCGAGGAAGCGGCGCACCTGCGCCAGGGCCGTCGCTGGCCGCGCCTGCCGCGCCAGCCGGAAGCGCCGCTGGCGCGGGTCTATGACGAAGTGGGGACGTTTTTGGGATTGGCGGCTGCCGCGGACGGCGAATGGCAGCCGCGCAAGGTGTTTTGAGCGCCATCCGACTGCGATTATTGCGATTACGATTGAGTTCACTGAAAAAACCGGGTTTTTCGAGTGTCCGGCCGAAATAACCAGAGTGGTTCATGTGTAAAAACCCGGTTTTTGGCCTTTTTTCAGTAGAGTCACGATTTAGGACGATGAGAAAATACTTTATTACGATTGCCGGCAACGTCGGCGTCGGCAAATCCACACTCACGCAACGACTGGCGGATCGGCTCGGTTGGGACCCCGTGTTTGAGGCCGTTGCCGAAAATCCCTACCTGGCGGATTTCTATGAAGACATGAGCCGCTGGAGCTTCCACTCGCAGATTTTCTTTCTGGCGCGCCGATTGCAGCAGCACCACCATCTGTTGCAGCGGGGCGGTTCCGTGCTGCAAGACCGCAGCGTCTATGAAGATGCGGAGATATTCGCGCGTAACTTGTTTGAGCAGGGGCACATGAGCCGGCGTGACTGGCAAAACTACCTGGAACTGTACCAGACGTTGTCGCAGATGCTCCAGCCGCCCCATCTCGTCGTTTATCTGCGCGCGTCCGTACCCACGCTGCGCCGCCGTATTCAGCAGCGCGGGCGCAGTTATGAGCAATCCATTTCTGATGCTTATTTGTCGCAACTCAATCGGTTGTATGAGGAGTGGGTGACGGGTTTTACGCTGTCTCCGGTGCTGACGGTGGAGACGGATAACCTGGACTATGTGCAGCGGGATCAGGACCTGGAGCTTATCTGGGGCCGTATTCAGGATCGATTGCACGGGAAGGATTTTCTGGCATTGGGGGGAGCGTGAAAATGCCGGCACATAAATCAAGTTAGCGGAAATGTACGGACAGCGGCTATCTATGATAGCTTGGCACTAACCGTCCGTAAAAAGTGTGCAGTTGTTTTCGGACGGCTACTTAGCCGCGACCTTGACGGCGAAAGGGTTTGCGGATGTCCAGGTTTTCGCCGACAGTGATGAACCGGACATTCACGACGCGGGGCGTCTGTTTTTCCGCGCCCAATCGCCGCCCTCCAAAAAACTGGCAAGAGTCAATGAACAACCTATAATATCCGTATGACACAATCACGTTTCTCCAAATACGCCTGGTTTGTTCTGGCCTTCAACGTGGCCGTAGTTTTGTGGGGCGCGTACGTGCGGGCCACGGGATCGGGTGCCGGCTGCGGGCAGCATTGGCCGCTGTGCAACGGCGTCGTCGTGCCGCGCGCGGCGCGCATTGAGACACTGGTGGAATACAGCCATCGCTTGAGCAGCGCACTGGCGGGTGTTTTTGTTCTCATCCTGCTGGTTTGGGCTTTCCGCGCCTATGAGAAGGGGCATGTCGTCCGCCGTGGAGCCGTCTTCTCCACCATCTTCATCCTCACCGAAGGATTGGTGGGCGCGGGACTGGTTCTCTTTGAACTGGTGGCGCACAATCAATCGCTGGCGCGCGTCTATGCCGTCAGTCTTCACCTGATCAACACCTTCATCTTAATCGCCTTCCTCGCCCTGACGGCGTGGTGGGCTTCCGGCGGTCAGCCGTTGCGCCTGCGTGGGCGCGGCGGGATGCTGTGGACACTGGTGATTGGCGTGGTGGGCATGTTTGCCCTGGGGGTGTCCGGGGCGATTACGGCGCTGGGGGACACGCTCTTCCCCGCCGGATCGCTGGCGGAAGGGTTGCAACAGGATTTTGCGGCAACGGCGCATTTCCTGGTGCGGCTGCGTGTCTGGCATCCGGTGGTGGCGATTGTGGTGGGGCTGTATCTGGCGGTGATTGCCGGCATTTTCCGTGCCGAATTCCAGGGCAACAAACTGCGCGCGCTCACTCGTGCCGTCCAGATCACCTTTATCGTCCAACTCATCGCCGGGTTCGTTAACGTCCTCCTGTTGGCTCCCGTC
Coding sequences within:
- the truB gene encoding tRNA pseudouridine(55) synthase TruB, whose amino-acid sequence is MTDASLPFEGVLNIDKPLRLTSHDVVSQVRRVGHMRRVGHAGTLDPLATGVLLIFLGRATRLIEYVAEQRKTYETTIHLGLETDTYDADGTVVATRPVAVSAADVSAALHAFRGDIAQVPPMYSALKKDGQPLYKLARRGIEVARPARPVTIYELDLLSCELPQVRLRVVCSAGTYIRSLAHDLGQTLGCGGHVTALRRTAIGPFTVGEATPLAALNPETLPHYLLPGDVAVRHLPQMTLSAEEAAHLRQGRRWPRLPRQPEAPLARVYDEVGTFLGLAAAADGEWQPRKVF
- a CDS encoding bifunctional oligoribonuclease/PAP phosphatase NrnA; amino-acid sequence: MPPETTTAVLDTLRPAQNILIITHIAPDGDAIGSLTGMGLILRQMGKNVTLACDDPVPDHLRFLPDVDAVRQPQIEGAFDLIVAVDCGDEERMGQSLTLLGNPRPPILNIDHHITNTCFGVTNLVDGTTTSTAEILFNLLPVLGVSLTPDIARSLLTGIVTDTLGFRIAGVTAQTISAASVLMEAGADLTMITMQALNLKPLSTLRMYQKGLANMQLRDGLLWTCVSYAEQQEVGYDQASSAGLVSMLGNTSEAAFGVVLMEMADGRVSVGFRCRPPWSVSELATSLGGGGHALASGCTISGPLAAAEQLIVSRGLAEIKRQVARAAAAG
- the rbfA gene encoding 30S ribosome-binding factor RbfA — protein: MSKIRQQRTAEQIRTLLSELILRELRDPRVQGVTITEVKIDRELQSADIYVGALGDDAREEDVMAGLHSASGFMRRELGHSLRLRTVPMLHFHWDPTLFQAEHIHQLLDQLGDLDADEEE
- a CDS encoding COX15/CtaA family protein, with amino-acid sequence MTQSRFSKYAWFVLAFNVAVVLWGAYVRATGSGAGCGQHWPLCNGVVVPRAARIETLVEYSHRLSSALAGVFVLILLVWAFRAYEKGHVVRRGAVFSTIFILTEGLVGAGLVLFELVAHNQSLARVYAVSLHLINTFILIAFLALTAWWASGGQPLRLRGRGGMLWTLVIGVVGMFALGVSGAITALGDTLFPAGSLAEGLQQDFAATAHFLVRLRVWHPVVAIVVGLYLAVIAGIFRAEFQGNKLRALTRAVQITFIVQLIAGFVNVLLLAPVWMQMLHLLLADALWILLVLTSASLLAADAPQPVVAAGVARTVSGD
- a CDS encoding deoxynucleoside kinase, whose product is MRKYFITIAGNVGVGKSTLTQRLADRLGWDPVFEAVAENPYLADFYEDMSRWSFHSQIFFLARRLQQHHHLLQRGGSVLQDRSVYEDAEIFARNLFEQGHMSRRDWQNYLELYQTLSQMLQPPHLVVYLRASVPTLRRRIQQRGRSYEQSISDAYLSQLNRLYEEWVTGFTLSPVLTVETDNLDYVQRDQDLELIWGRIQDRLHGKDFLALGGA
- the infB gene encoding translation initiation factor IF-2 is translated as MTTPIKKLIELPDFITVRDLATMMDISPIVVIKELMTSGIMVNINQQIDFDTAAIVAGELGFEAVPFAEEMPAEEEEADRPAWRQILAHEEEKNLVPRPPVITMLGHVDHGKTSLLDVIRSTNVQAGEVGGITQHIGAYQIEHEGKTITFLDTPGHEAFTAMRARGAQATDIAILVVAADDGVMPQTREAADHARAAHVAIIVALNKIDLPAANPSRVKQQLAEIGLVPDDWDGDTMVIEVSAREQWGIEDLIEAILLIAEDLRPRANPNASPTGTVLEARIEKGRGAMTTLLVQNGTLKVGDTLLIGEHYGRIRSMFDYRGKRTQKAGPSTPVSVSGLNGIPQAGDQFVIVENEKTARKVVAEMTLERGREVKEKRAATLDDFFARLLEGEAKTLNLIIKADVQGSLEPIVTSLNKLNQDEVNLEILRAATGDITENDIMLASASDAVVLGFNVSVDPAARVTASTEEVEIKLYSIIYHLLEDIERAMRGMLAPQYEEVIIGRAEVRQIFHIRNVSTVAGCFMRTGEARRNASARVIRNNTLLHAGNVSSLKHLQENVREVRAGFEFGVSLANWNDIKPGDIIEFFVSQRKEIV